In the genome of Hevea brasiliensis isolate MT/VB/25A 57/8 chromosome 14, ASM3005281v1, whole genome shotgun sequence, the window gttttagaattcaagttatggtcaaataaccaaaactggttcctTAACTCACTCAAGTTCCAAAACCAGACAGATTCTGGAGTAaattttttcctaattatttggacatgttacagacacttttaggcctaatattcttcatagaagttgttaccctatgtcttatgattactccgaattttgaaatttttcaggtcttgtagaattaattatagcaaattaactggcctggactcaggtaccctgtgtctacaggattctaggttcaggtcagtggaattgactctcattttagggttcttacactcaaattttgagaaaattttctaaatcaaagttgaagccctatctcttaggtttccagaacagcttggctcatcccatttgggattttctAGTGGTAGTTATGGTATAAATTCTATTCTGGGATCAGGTGGTAGTTGAGGCAAATTCTAAGATTTGATGTACTAACTTGTTCTAATAATTTGACttagttcctttgggttctgggttctgTTCAAAACATCAATAtggtagatttatgtcttataagCATTTTAGCATTGGTTTCATTGTATTTGCAATTTTGTAGAccgagttatgacatttttgccaaaattggtcggGTAGGCCTATGTCCAGTAATTTTTGGACAAtatggttctagacagtttttGTGTCCCAACTTGggtcagcaatttggtttggttagagacATTTTTaggctttgtgttcttcatgaaagttatagtcctatgtctaagctttccaatggtataaaattcaggtcatttggatctacctagagggagttatggaaaatgaacatgtactattcatttggtcatttttttgggtTTAGGGTATGGTCAGCCGAATTGGAACAGTAATTTGGTtaagttttggatagaatttgggcatggtttctacatgGAAAGTGGAatgttttgggtctagtttcatctccaattggcctcataccaattggagctacacaatttCAGTTATAAATCAAAAATCaagctggactcattgagtcccacaacctgcacaagagagcactcccaaattttcaatttcttccaaCTCTCGAACTTCAcatggcattcatggcacttctataagcaacaattcatctcaatttggtcaatttcaagCTTAAGACAAAATCTCCAATTTttggtccaaaccctaacttcaattttcataATTCATGCAAACTCAATCTATACAACTTCTAATGCATACAAACTCATCAAGCATCATCACTAGTCTAGTTTATATCAATTAAAAGCATCAAACTCCCAAACTacacatggctgccaaaaattgggtCTTCCATCATACATCAAttttatcatttttcatgaaattccATTTCAATACAACTTAAATTCAAGGGAATTACAAGAATTTAAGTTAGATGTTGCACATATCTCTCTTAGCAATTTTCCTAGCTTCaccaatcttcaatttcttcctttctttttgctaccaATCACTCTAACTAGGCCAAATAACAACTTTTAGTGTTGGTGGTTATGGGAATTATGGTAAGAATGCAAGGATTTTGAAGCTTTAAAAAAACAACAATGGTGGAATGGGTTGGGAGAGGAGTTCGGCCAAGGTGAATTGAAGAACAGGATGAAGCTTCTAAATGATAAGGAGTTAATGAGATTTGTCTTATATTTATTTGTATGTCTAAATTTAATTGGTTTAAATTTttttgatgatgtcataatttacatttagatttcttttctttcttttcttttcttcattcttttctcatttccataaataaattcataattttaatttattttatatgttttaatttttctcattttaattgatatttaggtcaaaattcaactccgaggttgaaaaggtcaatattttaataatatattgtcatttttagggtgaatttgaatttaaaatttaatatttgtgaccaatttaaattagatttaaattttacatataaAGTATTTATTATCTGTATtcgtttataaatatttaattaaatataaattatatattttttataataatttttataaatttttatatattttattttatataaaataaaattaaaatattttataaaattattaattttttaaaatattagttattaataaaaataaattttatgaagatttttaattaaaatatacaaaattaacAGATTTGGGCATTTTTCTAATAATGGCTTTGTTTGAAagcaaaatatatttaaaaataaaaggatAAAATGAAGTTTttactatttataaaataatttttttctaaacttttattttctctcagtatatttttttctttattttatttcccTCTAAAATAGTTTCATATCAGGTTTGAAATACACAgtaatatatattgaaattaataAGAAATATAATCTCTTcaattctaatttaattaaagtaaattaaaaaatctttaaataatattttaaaatatgtaaaaatataataatacctGCCTCTATTATATCTCATTTTCAGGAtaagtctaataaaacatgacaatattaaatattatttagaatagatttattatgtatttaaaaatatatatataaaataaatattaaatttattttataaaatatataaaatttatatatttgtatttataaaataaCTACGAGGTGATGGGACATTGCACTAGCCCGGAGGGGTGGATTTGTTGTGACTAATATCTGGCCTATCCGTTTTTAGTTGGgagttaaattcataataaattagtTGTAAGCAAAATTGTCCAAATATCTAAATTTGTATTGAGCCTTATAAATTTAATGCATTAAATTATCCCATCAAACCAAACACAACAGAAATTTGTCTCCACTCTCCAGGGTCCTTATAAACGAAGTGTTTGGCAGGTGTGTGTTAAAAGTGAAGAAAAAACCTAAAATCTCACTGCAAAGGCTTTTTCTTGCTCACTATTTTTCACTGCTCAACTTTGCTAGCGACCTCTAGCTAGCTACATATATGGGGGAAATTGACTGTATAAGGGTGAGGAAgaaataaaaattactaaaattggGTGTGATGTGAAAAATTTACCTGATTAGGGTGAGAAAAGTCAAGAGCGTAAAAACGCTAGTATTAATAGCGTTTTAATGTCCAAAAAGCTATTAACAATAGcgttaaaaaaaaacttaaaaaacggaagctattcaattttttttttaaaaaaaaaaggctggacgttacttatagtagcgtccagcttttgtttaaatttttttaatattttaaataaaatataaatattattttaataaataatattataataattaatattataatatttttattataaaaaattattttttatttaaaattaaattttaattaaataaaaaattaaaatataaaatattatttattaaaataatatttttaatttatttaaaatataaaataaaataattaaaaatttaaagaaaaattagacGCTACTgtccaatttttcttaaattttttaattatttatttttttaattttaattttaattttattaaattttaaattaaaaatattatttataataaaaatattataatatatattattaaatattataattttatttattaaaataatatttatattttatttaaaatataaaataaaataattaaaaatttaaagaaaaattggacgctacttataatagcgtccaatttttcttaaattttgtaattatttatttttttaattttaattttattaaattttaatttaattttaaatttaaaatattatttataataaaaatttaaaatatatattattaaatattataattttatttattaaaataatatttttaatttatttaaaatataaaataaaataattaaaaatttaaaaaaaattgaacgctactaatttttcttaaattttttaattatttatttttttaattttaatttttattttattaaattttaatttaattttaaatttaaaatattatttataataaaaatattataatatatattattaaatattataattttatttattaaaataatatttatattttatttaaaatataaaataaaataattaaaaattaaaaaaaaggttggacgctacttctaaccattaaatttttttttaattaattttttattatttaaaggaaagctggacgctattttgaatagcgttaaGCTTTCCTTTCAATCCGGACGCTATTATAAATAGCGTCCGGACCTTAAAAACGCTACTATAATTAGCGTTTTGTACTCAGTCCGTCCACCTCAGTAAAATTCACCCCTTTTTAGTAATTAATTTCAAACTCACTTATTttagtaaattttatttttgattattCATTTTTGGTAATTAACCCCATATATGGAGGATTCCCAAGCTTTGCACGAAACCCAATTAGTATCTGAGACCAATGACCAGCCCAAACAAAAAAGACATCATCACTTTCATGGATGCTGAATGGTACAATGCTGCAGCTGAAGGCCAAATTGACAAATTCAGGGATTACACAGAGTCTCTAGATCTTTTGCGTACCCCAAACAAAAATACAGTCCTAGATGTTTGCATCGTAGCAGTAAAAAAGGAAACGGAAGAATCCATTGAATTTGTAAAACTAGTTATCAGCAAATGTCCATCGCCGCTATCTGAGCCCAACATCAAAGGCGAAACTCCGCTGCACATTGCAGCAAGGTTCGGGCACAAAAATATAGTTGAATTTCTTATTCATAGCATCAAGAAGGCTCAATACGAAGACCTTGAGAGAGGCGCAGAGGCGTCAACGAGTGCTAAGATGCTGAAGAAGACAAGCACAGATGAAGACACAGCCTTACATGAGGCAGTGAGAAATAATCATCCTCAAGTGGTGGAAATATTGATTAGAGAAAATCCTGAATTTGCGAACATAGCTAATGCCGCCCGAGAAAGCCCGCTGTACCTTGCAGCGGTGAGAGAGAACAAAATCATTGCCTCTAAGATATTGGAGATATGTCCCTCACCAGCATACAGCGGTCCCAATGGTAAAACAGCTTTGCACGAAGCCGTTAGAAGTAAAGATGAAGGTACGCTTCATTTCCGCTCGGTTGTGAAATACACAAAAACCATTTTTCTTCCCTATTTGCAAATTTATcccttaattttataattatttacaattttatcCCTTACTTTTATAGTTATTTACAATTTCATCCCTTAGttccatctctctctccctctctcacacATTTATGTCTCTGCCTCTCTCCTTCATTTTTgtatctctcttcctctctcttcctctctctctctctctcatttcttcTCTCTCCCGTTTATATATCTCTCTTCGTCTCTCTTCCATTTTTGTCTCTCCCTTATTTCTCTCTTTGCCCTCCTCTCTCCCTTATTCATCTCTACCTCCTCTtagctcttttctctttctctccaTGTTTCTCTCTCTATCTCCTTTGCTGTTTGTCTATCTCCTTCATGCAGGTATAAAAATGGAGAGGAAGAATAGAGCCATAAatgtaagagagagagagagagagagagagagagagagagagagagaggagagggagagatggAAAATGGAGAGAGATAAAGAGAGGGAAAGAGACAGAAATGGGGTAGGTACAGAGACGGCGAGGGAGATGAAGAGATGAAACTGATGAATGAAATTGTAAATAATTGTAAATCTAaggaatgaaattataaataattgtaatatccgAAGATAAAGTAGTAATTTATCTTAAATATTAATGTCTAAAATGGATGGAAGGATCTTAAGTGTGTTATAAAAGCAAAACTAGGGAACTAAATagtttaatttctaaaatataaggactcaagtgttattaatcataaaacattagggttaaataataaatttacctTTAAGAAAACTAAACAACCCTAAGGATTTGTTTGAATATAGCTGATTACTGTTAATTGATAGATAG includes:
- the LOC131172860 gene encoding uncharacterized protein LOC131172860 produces the protein MTSPNKKDIITFMDAEWYNAAAEGQIDKFRDYTESLDLLRTPNKNTVLDVCIVAVKKETEESIEFVKLVISKCPSPLSEPNIKGETPLHIAARFGHKNIVEFLIHSIKKAQYEDLERGAEASTSAKMLKKTSTDEDTALHEAVRNNHPQVVEILIRENPEFANIANAARESPLYLAAVRENKIIASKILEICPSPAYSGPNGKTALHEAVRSKDEVIYNFIP